GGAGGTCTTCAGGGCGGCATAGACGTCCCAGCACCGCTCGGGTTCGTACGGGGCCGGTCGCCATGCCCGCTCAATGCTGCTGTCGTTCCAGGTGTTGGTGTCGACGTGGATCGCTTGCTCCGGCTGCGGGGTCAACGCAGCAATGGCGCTGCTGGTCAACACGAAGCGCTTGACGCTCGGTTCCTTGGCGGCGCTGGTCAGGATGTGACGGAGGGCCTCCAGCATAGGAGTGATGACCTTGTTGGGATCGCTCCCGAAGGACAGGTCGCTGGCCACGTGGGCGATGCCATCGACGCCGCGGATGGCCTCGTTGAAGGCCCCCGGCGCAGAGATGTTCGGCACCAGCGCCGTCTCGAAGGAGGCGTCTGGATAGCGCTTCGCGATGGCTTCGGTAATCCAatccgccttctcctggGATCGCACCGTGCCTCGAACCTTGTAGCCGCGCTCAAGCAGGTTGAGGGCAATGTGCGAGGCCAAGAAGCCATTCACACCGGTAACCAAGACGAGGCCACCAGGAGGGACAATGGTAGGCGCCAGGGAACCCATGATGGAGATTTCAGatgtttttcttttgttcctCAGAATGGAGAAATGAAGCGACTGGCACGATGTACTGTGGAGTGTCCGGTATTCCAATCTTGACTCTGGTCTGCCAAAACCGACGAGACGTGCCTTGATATAGGTGTATGATGTCTGGTAGTGGCATTTCTGGATGAAGCCTGTAACCGTCTATTTGCCAGAGGAATACAAAAAATACAAGTTCAACCAGCGCATACCCTCAGCAACCGCGTTCTAGTGGCGGTCATGGCTGCTCCTGGGACTCCGGCGACGTCCAACTCCGATTGTGCGTTAGCCCCGGAGTAGAAGGGGGCCACTCTCGCAATCCGACATGATTTGGAAATCCCCGTCACCTGCATTTGATCTGTCTCCGGCTTGGCTGTGGCGTTCTTTTGCGCTTCAAACTCCGAACACACTAC
The DNA window shown above is from Aspergillus fumigatus Af293 chromosome 1, whole genome shotgun sequence and carries:
- a CDS encoding aldehyde reductase II, with protein sequence MGSLAPTIVPPGGLVLVTGVNGFLASHIALNLLERGYKVRGTVRSQEKADWITEAIAKRYPDASFETALVPNISAPGAFNEAIRGVDGIAHVASDLSFGSDPNKVITPMLEALRHILTSAAKEPSVKRFVLTSSAIAALTPQPEQAIHVDTNTWNDSSIERAWRPAPYEPERCWDVYAALKTSTERELWRFAQENNPAFVVNAVLPDFIVGPIIHARQNGSTGRWVKEFFDDPVHYSKPLQTFIPRHFVDVTDVALLHLAGLTHEDVQSERLLAFAGPFNFNSWLHVFRQIDPAKPWPADDPNQVHDRSTVDTRRSKELLKRYSRLDFTSFFDSVRDNCLNSDPEWKRSNFP